GACGCTCGGCCCGCATCGCGCCTGAAAAGACGCGTTTGCTGACCATGGCGAGATAATCGAGCTTGCGCTGGAATTCGTCGTCGAAAAGGTCGTCATCACCCGCGGCCGCACGCGAGCCCCCAGCGCGATCCCGTATCCCGAGAAACTCGAGCACTCCCATGGCAAAAACGTCCTACTCGGTATCGGGAAGGTGCTTGATGATGGTCTTGAGAATATCGTCCGTTTTCACGCCTTCGGCTTCGCCTTCGAAGTTGAGCAGCACGCGATGCCGCAGCGCAGGCAAACAGATGGCTTTCACGTCGTCGATCGACGCCGCAAATCGTCCCTCGAGAAGCGATCGAATCTTCGCCGCGAGCAAAAGCGCCTGCGCTCCACGCGGAGACGAACCGAACTTGACGAATCGCTTGACGACATCCAGCGACTTTTCCGCAGGATGCGTCGATTGGAGCAATCGCACCGCATAATCTTGCACGTGCCGCGCCACGGGCACTTCACGCACGAGCTTCTGCATGCCGATGATTTGCTCACGACTCATCACGGCCTTCGCTTCGGGAGCCGCCACGCCCGTCGTCCGATCGAGAATCGAATGCAGCTCGTCTCGCCCGGGGAAACCCACGTGCAGCTTGAAGAAAAAGCGGTCGAGCTGCGCTTCGGGAAGCGGATAGGTGCCTTCGCTTTCGAGCGGGTTTTGCGTGGCCAAAACGAAAAATGGTTGGTCGAGCGGATAACTCGACTTCGCCACCGTCACGCGATGTTCCTGCATGGCTTCGAGCAGCGCGCTTTGGGTTTTCGGCGTCGCGCGATTGATTTCGTCGGCGAGCACGATGTTGGCGAAAATCGGACCCTTGCGGAATGAAAAATTCCGCTGCCCGCCGGCACCTTCGTCGATGACCG
The Polyangiaceae bacterium genome window above contains:
- a CDS encoding MoxR family ATPase; the protein is MAEKNKDLARSEVAVFQKTIGELREEVGKVIVGNREIVDGVITCMLAGSHALLEGVPGLGKTMLVRTVAQALNLQFSRIQFTPDMMPADIIGTTVIDEGAGGQRNFSFRKGPIFANIVLADEINRATPKTQSALLEAMQEHRVTVAKSSYPLDQPFFVLATQNPLESEGTYPLPEAQLDRFFFKLHVGFPGRDELHSILDRTTGVAAPEAKAVMSREQIIGMQKLVREVPVARHVQDYAVRLLQSTHPAEKSLDVVKRFVKFGSSPRGAQALLLAAKIRSLLEGRFAASIDDVKAICLPALRHRVLLNFEGEAEGVKTDDILKTIIKHLPDTE